The DNA segment tatttaataaacGATTAAATGTAAGGCAGACATATTTACGTCTATCAGGAAGATAAGTCTGCTTGCCTCAGTAGTCGAACTCAACTTTGTGAGACCATCCTTGGCTGTGAGAGAAACATCATTTCTCTGAAGAGTGTCTAATAAGTTAGTTTcactgttttataaaaatattacacccattgttttgaaataattttattgacattcTACGATGCTTATGTTACCTTTCTACATAGTCGCCATATTTTTTCAAGCATTTTTGGTAACACGACAAGTTTTTCCAAACCATTGTTATACCAGATGAGGTGCAGTGCTCGGAACCAGCTGTTCGCTGTTCACTGCTGATCTGATTCATCATCAGTGTTAAAGGGCTTACCTCCAAGATGGTCTCTGAGTCGGGGCAACCCGTGAAAATCACTTGCGGCAAGATCTGGTTAATATGAAGTATGCAGGAACATTTCAAAGTTGAATCTGCCGACCCCTGCCAAGGAAATTCGAGCTGTATGCGGCAGAGAATTGTCTTAATGGAAGGGAATTTTGTGAATCAAAATTcctggacgttttgttttgatgCCAGCTTGCAGATTCCTCAAGACACTGCAGTACCTCTCTGCATCGTTTGTAGTACGCCACTGACAGTCTCAAAAGATAATTGCCAGATTTTTCCCTGCAGAATGTGTTACCTTTGCCCGATGCtcatacacccttcttaataatCATAGATTAACCTCTGGTGGATATCGACAGCGGATATTTGTTTTCCTGCGAAAACAACGAATGACAGAGCACAGCATAAAAGCGGAAACACTTTACACTACTAACTCCATACTAATTGGCAGCAACTTGTAAGATACTACGGTATTCTTAGTAAGATAGTGTGTGTTTTGTCAACAGTCATTAGTTGAACTCTGGAACTCTGCCAGCCCTCACAGGTGATGTGAAAAGTTTATTTTGCAGAATAATGAAATAGGGAAACATACTCATTGGATGACCCCCCGTACATCTACATATGTCCCTACAAACCAGTGtttagtgcatggcagagggtaattaGCGTGGCAGTGATTTTCCGGTTCCAGTTTTTCTAACATTGTGGTGTTGTACTGCAAACCTACAGTTAAAATTATAGAGTCGGCTTATTattaaaactaaaagtattttgaATGAGTGAGATCTCTAGGAGATCAATAACTGCAGTCTCAAGATATCAACTCAATAGACGCAAATTCTTGTACATCCTTTCATACGTTAGCGAGTGTTCAATTGATATTAGCAGTAAGGCTCCTTCAGTCAATAAAGGGGTAACTTTTTTTCATTAGtcgtgtgtccacccttcgtcagCGAGGGAACTGGTTGATGTGTGCCATTTAATGTGAGTACCAGAAGAAACTCCTAGACTTGCAGTATTTGAGTGCTGTATGTGAACAAAAGTTGCCACAGAGAGTAAGCAATCATTACAAGCCTGAATACAGTAGCAATAAAGAAAATAGAAAGATACTGTTACAATTATCAGCACAGCTGAAGAAAATGTTCCAACAGGCTGTACGGTATACGTGCATCTCACATGTTGGAACCACAGATTAGGTCATGAAAAGCAAAGTACTATCTGACAGTCCCGAAGTGGATATTAAAGCGTTAAGGTTGTGTCTTATCGTTCTTAGCTGATAATTTGTATAGTATTAATAATCATTTGGTGGTGATTAGTTTATGAGACATGTCCAATGAGACGacaaaaatgaatgaataaatatattaatcCAACAACATTACGAAAAGTCTAGATTTTACAATACACTGTTCTTTGTTAATCTGAGGGCTGTTTTACGTTTCGGTTCACTTTTCAAGAGGAATAATTGTACAAAATTTTTATCGTATTCTATTTTCGCACTTTTTCTGTCCTCCCATcaccatttaaataatttggtCCAAACACCTGCAAGATTTACATAGGTTGTTAGAACAACATCTCTTCCATTGTTCATCATCACATATTTGGTAGGAATTAtcctggtaagtttgaattctttaTACCTCTAGCGTTATTAAGATTTATGGATATTGAAATGAACAGGGTCATAAATTTTCTCCAGAGTTCCTCCAGGCCACAGAAAGCTGTATGGGATAGTACTAGTCCGTATGAACAAAGAAAGGAGTAGCTTGAAGGATTAAAGGTAAAGGATAAAATGTTTAACATTTTTATTCACAACTGCTCTACGAGCGAGTGGGCATTGTTGATAGTGATCTAACTAAAGTCGCTCATTCGTTTTTGAGACTGATCACTTCTGGGAGGTATGGTTGCTATGAAAATAGTTTAGACTTGCCGCATCACATGACTGAGCTAAGACAAAAGGAATACCTGCACTTAAGCGTCAATTACAATTCGATTGCCCCTCTCAGTTAATTTCTTACATCTGTTCGAGAATTTATTGATGTTTGTGTTGCCTTGATGTTTCATTTTGCAGTAATCCCACTGTCAGCGAGTTTTCCTTCATTTAACTACTTTACAAAGTTTTGCATTCTAAAGTAATGTCTCAAATGaactcaactctctctctctctctctctctctctctctctctctctctctctctccctccctccctccctccctccctccctccctccctccctctccctctcttcctctctctctcctttGCCACTTGAAGAGGGCCTAAAATTATATTAACTGAAAGCCGTGTGCCCCTACTTTATAAAATAGCTTGTTGGAACTTTTGAGACATTTGTCAACCTAGTATTTGTTAATATAATTTTTCACATTGATACGTGCACTCTTATGTGAACAGTTTCTGACAAAGTTTCCTTTGCTTTCTTCAGTGCTATTCCTGTTGGTGTGGAGGACGACAAGACTGACAGTGATGGCAGAAGTTTGACTGCCTGCATTCCGCCGGCTTCAGGAACAGACAACAGGATACAGTGTACCAACAGTCAGGAAGCATTCAATGGGAATAAAATTGGTATAAGACATTTGGGGCACAGATGTTGCATCTGCAAAACAACGTTTGCACAATTGCAGGAACTGAAGGAGCACACACACTTGAACCGATGTGAGCTTCAGCATTCGTGCAGCGTGTGTCACAAGATATTCACAAACAGTACTGATTTGAAGGGGCACTTCAGAGTGCACACTGGTGCACACCAATACAGCTGTGGCGTTTGCAACAAGACATTTGCACAACGTTGTACCCTGAAGCAGCATTCGCGGTTGCACACTGGCGAACGCCCATACAACTGTAAGTTTTGCAGCAAGACATTCATACGAAATACAGGTCTGAAGCAGCATTTGCGGGTGCACACTGGCGAACGGCCCTACAACTGTGGCGTTTGCAACAAGACATTCACACAAAGTTATACACTGACGCAGCATTTACGGTTGCACACTGGCGAGCGTCCCTACAGCTGTAGGGTCTGCAAAAAGACATTCACACGAAGTAGTACACTGAAAGAGCATTCGCTGTTGCACACACTGGCGAACATACCTACAGATGTGGCGTCATTCATCTCCAAAAATAGTCTGAAGAAGCATTCGCGGCTGCACACTGGTCGTACATCTGAGGTGTTGGTAACAAGACATTTGGACGAAGTGGGGAACTGAAGCAGCCCATCTGCACTTTACCAGTATCCTTCGCAATTTTCTGTTCCCTCTTCTAGCGGTGTGCTGCAGTGCTTTGGCACATGGTTTTCATTACATGATAGAATTGCAGATTTGTGTATGCAACGACTGAAAACAATAATTACCTGACTTTGggtttttccattttctttctttttgctctGGTGGAAAAATTTGCTGTCAGATTATCTGACATTTGACCATCATTTCCATCAAAAATCGCAGTAGCATTTATTGGGTGCAAGATGACATTATCATTGCAATTAATTTGTTACTGAAATTGTGCATGATGTTAAAAAATAAGAGCGATGGTGGCATTTTGTAGAAATCTTGTGCTTTTTATTTTAGGTGATAAGGTATTGAGTATTAAAAAAAGTTAGGAATCTGTGCTACTGCACATTTTGCTGAAAAAGATTTCATTGTTTATCAGTATGATTGATTCCCCTTTAATTTCCACAGTGATAAACTACTGGTGCATATTTGTTTTGACTGTTCTGTAATATTAAACATTACATGCATTTTATACTCATACAGGCTAATATCTTAGTAAGATATAAACAAAGGAGTCACTATGTGTACACATGCATACATGCACAAATGCGCTTACtcatatgtgagtgtgtgtgtcagtgtgtgagCGCTCAAAGATTACCATTAAAACTCATTTCTGTTAACATCACCATCTATTACTATGTAACATTACTAATGGTTCTGCTAAGTCAAGTATAAAATACCATGATACAAACTAAAATATACTAATACCttctgtatttttccatatcttaaTTATGTGGTGCAGTTTATTTTCTGTTTGAAACAGTTCTCTTGCTCCTGTAGTGGTATAAACAAGGAATCTCAGATAATGAGGAAAATACCTCTAAAAATTCCTCGCCTTCAATAAGGCGCCAGGAGATGGAGTTTTAGTTTTTGAGCATGAACTTAACAGTTGTATAAATAAAATTGCGCTCTTGCTGTTTCCAGAATTAAGTGTCGAAAATGTAGGGTGGCAATGGAAGTAGTATATTTTCATTTGATCATTATGAGGTTTAATGTATACTTGCACCTCTGTACC comes from the Schistocerca piceifrons isolate TAMUIC-IGC-003096 chromosome 9, iqSchPice1.1, whole genome shotgun sequence genome and includes:
- the LOC124717258 gene encoding zinc finger protein interacting with ribonucleoprotein K-like isoform X2, with the protein product MMASLKHKSSVHCATVIKQEPVEADPLASPKQEMEYVSVKEETPEWEVPDGHNSMQDPLSIVKEECSEDFLGPSTHSIVEEEEEEEDDDDDEKDEDAVCEDDFEELKHEVESSGSEPESAIPVGVEDDKTDSDGRSLTACIPPASGTDNRIQCTNSQEAFNGNKIGIRHLGHRCCICKTTFAQLQELKEHTHLNRCELQHSCSVCHKIFTNSTDLKGHFRVHTGAHQYSCGVCNKTFAQRCTLKQHSRLHTGERPYNCKFCSKTFIRNTGLKQHLRVHTGERPYNCGVCNKTFTQSYTLTQHLRLHTGERPYSCRVCKKTFTRSSTLKEHSLLHTLANIPTDVASFISKNSLKKHSRLHTGRTSEVLVTRHLDEVGN
- the LOC124717258 gene encoding zinc finger protein interacting with ribonucleoprotein K-like isoform X3, encoding MEYISVKEETPVEADPLASPKQEMEYVSVKEETPEWEVPDGHNSMQDPLSIVKEECSEDFLGPSTHSIVEEEEEEEDDDDDEKDEDAVCEDDFEELKHEVESSGSEPESAIPVGVEDDKTDSDGRSLTACIPPASGTDNRIQCTNSQEAFNGNKIGIRHLGHRCCICKTTFAQLQELKEHTHLNRCELQHSCSVCHKIFTNSTDLKGHFRVHTGAHQYSCGVCNKTFAQRCTLKQHSRLHTGERPYNCKFCSKTFIRNTGLKQHLRVHTGERPYNCGVCNKTFTQSYTLTQHLRLHTGERPYSCRVCKKTFTRSSTLKEHSLLHTLANIPTDVASFISKNSLKKHSRLHTGRTSEVLVTRHLDEVGN
- the LOC124717258 gene encoding zinc finger protein interacting with ribonucleoprotein K-like isoform X1, yielding MKMASLKHKSSVHCATVIKQEPVEADPLASPKQEMEYVSVKEETPEWEVPDGHNSMQDPLSIVKEECSEDFLGPSTHSIVEEEEEEEDDDDDEKDEDAVCEDDFEELKHEVESSGSEPESAIPVGVEDDKTDSDGRSLTACIPPASGTDNRIQCTNSQEAFNGNKIGIRHLGHRCCICKTTFAQLQELKEHTHLNRCELQHSCSVCHKIFTNSTDLKGHFRVHTGAHQYSCGVCNKTFAQRCTLKQHSRLHTGERPYNCKFCSKTFIRNTGLKQHLRVHTGERPYNCGVCNKTFTQSYTLTQHLRLHTGERPYSCRVCKKTFTRSSTLKEHSLLHTLANIPTDVASFISKNSLKKHSRLHTGRTSEVLVTRHLDEVGN
- the LOC124717258 gene encoding zinc finger and SCAN domain-containing protein 31-like isoform X4: MKMASLKHKSSVHCATVIKQEPVEADPLASPKQEMEYVSVKEETPECSEDFLGPSTHSIVEEEEEEEDDDDDEKDEDAVCEDDFEELKHEVESSGSEPESAIPVGVEDDKTDSDGRSLTACIPPASGTDNRIQCTNSQEAFNGNKIGIRHLGHRCCICKTTFAQLQELKEHTHLNRCELQHSCSVCHKIFTNSTDLKGHFRVHTGAHQYSCGVCNKTFAQRCTLKQHSRLHTGERPYNCKFCSKTFIRNTGLKQHLRVHTGERPYNCGVCNKTFTQSYTLTQHLRLHTGERPYSCRVCKKTFTRSSTLKEHSLLHTLANIPTDVASFISKNSLKKHSRLHTGRTSEVLVTRHLDEVGN